The sequence below is a genomic window from Haematobia irritans isolate KBUSLIRL chromosome 3, ASM5000362v1, whole genome shotgun sequence.
GCGATCCACTGGATCTCTGTGTTCCAAAGAGTCAATATACATGTCAACGGCTCCCAGACCCATAACATTATCCTTTTTCAAAGGATAACGTATTGAAGGTATACATTCATGTACCATATCATAGCGCATTTGGTTATATAGATACTCATAAGCGTTTGGATCCATAGATTGAAGTTGACCATCCAAGGGTGGGACCTTGAATCGCATACGAAAGCAATACGTAATACCAGGACGCAACGGTTGTCCCGGTAAACACCATTCCTCATTCTTTCCATCCTCAAATACTCTCAAGCCAAAGAGTAGtcttgtgtttgggagtattccCAAACGCcggcttatttctatacatatgtCTTCGCAACAAGTTAACTCCAAATGATCATATTCAATGAATATACGCTTCCGATAGCAATAGATTCGATGTACTACTGTATTTGTCCCAATAGGCAAATTACTTTGACGCATTCTTTCGATGTAACATTGTGAGTTTTGCGATACCGTAGTATTGCTTGTTGTGTCATGATCGCACTCATTGTCATGTTCCAAATCTAAATCATGGATGTCATTGCTTAGTTCTAGTATGGATGCACTTCCAATGGAACTGTTGCTATCATCCAACACAGTTATGGTTGTATGTGTGGTACCAGATGCATTTGAACATTgattcatattttattaattatatatcCTTGATGGATTTTACCTCTACACTCTATTTgcgatttaaaaaaatgtcctaAAATGTACATTTAACAGCAGGCTTGTACATTGCGTATGTATATAGTCAGCTAGTCTAAAACTTGTTTATGTCGTATTTCCTTTTATGTAATGCGACGAGTATTTACAATGGTTCTATTGCAATCCAGCCTAGTCAAAGAACTAAGACATTGGGATCATTGCGACCAAAGCGATCATTAACATGTTGAATTAATAACAATTTCACTTATTTTCAGAGATAACTTTAGTTTAGGCTGCAAAACCATCGATATCAATACTAATAGTATCGATAGTATTATTTTTCAGACACTATCGATAATTGTTTCCCGATAACGGTGCTATCGGGCAAATAAATACCATGGACCTCAAACGACATTTCCGCTACCCATCAGCAATACAAAAGGAGTATTATCTTTTAGTACTCCATGTAACATTTGTATACAGGACACTGTTGCAATGGTTCTCCCTACAGAAGATCTGTGCAATTCTCGCAAGTGTTAggttaaatttccataaatttactTTTCTTCCATTCGCAATAgctatttattgtgactaattagcCCAATAAGATGATTGCGCAGCACTGGAATCAGCTGTTTATATACGAAGTGAAATTGTACATTTTTAATGCATAAATTGTTCTTGTGGTAACAAATGTTTGCCAGTTCAGTTTTTTTCCAGGAAAAATATTtcgccaatatacctttcacaacttTAAGCATTATAACAATGCTTTAAGCactgatttttgtttgttttattaaataaatattatttaataaataataatttacttaaaaagccatctaataattgcactcaaacgacgaacaaaaaatatatgacaaaacTGTGTTATGGGCACCCAAACAAAACTACCGCTAGGGCTATAAGGTAGaatcaagaaaacaaaaacaaattgctCTTGGTTTATGGTCGTATTGAATTATCGTATGAAATTCTGTTGCTCTTTTTGgttgtttacaataaaaaattgaaatcaacTGGCTTATGCTTCTTCCTTATAATTGTACACTGGGGTGCATACGGGTCTTTAATGAATTTGCAAGAGCGATATTATCGACTGCAAAAAATGCTCTCATTTAGGCAATCCCAACTGTATATAACATTAGCGCTTTATACTCTATTTAGTTATGTGATTGAGAATTTCGGATAAATtctcagataattttgtcaaaaaaatatgattttcaaaAGGTTTCTTCGTAGAAACTATTGTTTTGTTTCCATTCTTCAGGTAATGAGACTTTGTTCCCTTCATTACAATTGGAAAtatctttattatttattagacCGCAAAAATTCATAGAACGTCTGGGAAGAACATGAAGTATCTTAATCAGATAGAAGCAACCAATATTGACCAGGAGCTGTTTAATGACTACAAATTTAGCGTGGACCAACTTATGGAACTAGCTGGTCTAAGTTGTTCGCATGCTATAGCGAAATGTTTCGCTTTACCAGAATTTAAACGTGTTTTGATATGTTGTGGTCCTGGTAATAATGGAGGTGATGGTTTAGTATGTGCTCGCCATCTTTCCTTGATAGGATATgaaccaaaaatttattatccAAAGCCTACACCAAATaagctatatgaaaatttaactcACCAATGTAAGGCTATGAATATAGAGTTTGTAGATACTTGTCCGCCAAGCGAAGTGGTAAATGGAACTTACGATTTAATCGTTGATGCTAtatttggttttagttttaAGCCACCAGTTAGAGAGACATTTAAACCTATAATAAAGGTATTGCAAGACACCAAACTTCCAATAGCAAGGTTAGaatttacaacaacaaaaaccattGTTGAAATGctaacatttactttttgattgTAGTGTGGATATACCAAGTGGATGGCATGTGGAAAATGGTAAAACTGATGAATGCGACTTTGAACCCAAACTTCTAATCTCATTAACTGCACCGAAACTTTGTGCAAATCTATATAAAGGTCCCTACCATTATTTGGGCGGACGGTTTGTTCCACCAGCTTTGAAAGAGAAATATCAATTGAATTTACCAGAATATCCAGGAACTGAAACTTGTGTCAagttataaatgaaattaaacgcatatgtatatatattcctaTCTATTTACAGTTtcgtaataaaataaatttcattatacTATGATATTTTGTATTTCATACAAAATGCAACCTCCTACTTATACAAACGATTGTAGTGTTTTCGGCGTCTGTCCTCTTCGTAGGTGTTATTACGAGCCCACTCCTTGACGTGGCCCTTGGAACGAAGCATTGCAGATTTGGAGTCAACATCGCGCATGGCAAATGGAGAAAAACCCGCTATGTAATCTTCTTCCAAAGCATTTGTTTTGGTTTTCGCTACACGGGAAGGCATTTGTCTTGGCATTGGTTGatcctcaaacaaaattggattGCGCGAGTGTTTGCCCCCACGGAAAAGGGGAATACTTTGATTTTTATACTTTGCTGTCAGTGGACGTTTGGTGTTTATGTGGATAACTTGCTTTCCATTTTCATCCAAGCTTACAGCCACGCGTTTTAATGTCTTGTTACCGCAATTGggacaaaatactttagtcaTAATGGAAGTGGTCTTGAAGCAGGCATAACATCGCAAGATGTAAGTACGCAAATGTTTAATCACACGGCCATTTAAAGCGCATATATTCAGATTCATTTGCTTCAGAGTATTTTGAACTGCATAATCCGTGGACATACAAGCCACGACTGGAATAAAATCCACTTCAGTTTTGCcttccatagattttttgacttttttgataTTGGTAGGTGTAATCCAAGAGCCACCATCATCGTTATCATCATTATTGTTCAGGGACGGGTCCGGTTTTTCGATATCCTCTCTTTCGTTGCAATCTTCACTACCAGAATCGTTATCATCCTCATTCCGTGCTTTAACTAGCAAATCACAATTGACATCATTTTCCGCTGATtcgcatttcaatttttcaaatagTTCTTCCAGTTCTTCTGGAGTGACTTCCGGCACGTCTTGTTTATCATCGGGTGATTCCAGTTGTTTTTCAATGGCTTGTTTTACTTTATCAATATTGTCGTCGTTATCTTTGTTTGTCTCATCTTCtggatttgactcggaatcgtcATTGTCGTCATCGACTTCTTCCTCAGATTCTGAAAAACCACCGCTATTATACCATCCCGGCAATTTTGTGTTATCCTGTAGTTCTTCTGGCTTCTCCTTAGATGCTATTACTTGTGCCATAACAGGCTCCTTTCTCAGATGTTCTGTGCCTACATTATCAGCCTCCAACTCATATGTCAAGGCAATGACTTTGATATCAATACCCGACAATGAAGCATAGTCTCCAGTCTTTTTAGCAAACTCAACACAATGCTTGACAACATCTGCACGAGGCTCCCTTACTTGCAGGTCATAGGGTAAGACGCATAAACGTCTAATTTGCCTTTTATTACGAACTTCTTGTACAACATCTGGAACTGTTAGTATGTTCTCGGCATAATCCTAATTGAAGACCAAtatttttaacacaaatatatataatgtATTCATAAACTTACATTTAATTGTACTGCATTTATAAAGGCAGTTGTATCtgctattaaatatttaatttttttatccgCTTCGGTCATATTGTGCCACACGTGTGTTTTTATATTCCTCTTGATGACAATAACCAATTAACATATGTCTCTATCGGTATACATTAATGTTATCGAAGTGAATCTGTATCGGTCTTcccaaaatagaattttgtacgCAATTTGACGATAGAGTTCTTTAAGTAAATCCCGATAAGGCAGTTTCTCATGTATAACTGACTGGttttaacatttaatatttccTTTCTCTATTgtttttccatatatattttactCCCATTAAAATCAATTGCGAAAATCGGCTAACAATGTCTCTACAACATCCTTATCGACTGTTTTCATTATCCGGTTTGTCCAAGGGTTTCAGTAGAGATATGCGCAACACGCATTTATAGGCGAATGCTCCAAAGATTTTCGCGGAACGTTTTTCAGTTAGGTATGATTGAAGGTAGATTgtcaaacaacaacaataccaaaTGTTAAATTGATTGTGACAAAAGATTTTtctccaaaggaaattttccaaatgatTCCTTCGAAATTCTTTACCTGAAACGGGAAACaaagtaaattttaaagaacaaaTCAATCCCCGAATGTGCCAGTGTTTTATCTAAAGATAAAATGTCCCTATTATAAAgtggttgtttttttctttttgtctgCAAAAGAAAACTACGCAAAACAATCAATCACCCAtaggaaacaaaacaaaatctagaccaccaaataaataaaacataatcAGCATTTTCGCATAAAGTACATTGACACTTGCTACATTCGTGATATTTAGCATATACAAAAACCATGGTGGAGCCGATTTTTGATTACCAGTTCCGTTTGATATTAATAGGAGATTCAACGGTTGGAAAATCTtcgctattgaaattttttacagacgGAAAATTTGCAGAGGTAAGAAGACGGGGTGGCAGTAATGGCGTGGGAGGGGTTTGAGCAACAAATGTAATTTTTCTGATCTGAATGCGAGAGGGAGATGTTCATATAAGGCGTacgatctgaaccaaattatgtAATGTTAGCATCTTCCATTCGTCTGTCCATTACTTACAGTGGACTCTATTTGTATTGCAGTCGTACCAATATGGCATTTGGATAGTGATAACAATGGGATCAAATACTGATATGTGTTTACTTATTGTTTTAGTGGTACTTTCTTTGTTTGCATTTTCTTTGCATTTCTGTCGACACGATAGAAATACAGGGGAACTTTTTACTTTGTAGCAAAGCAAATTTGGAGTCATGCTAGAACCCACTAAAAATCGTAGCAGTctggtaattaaatttattattcctTTTTCTTACAGCTTTCCGATCCCACAGTAGGTGTAGACTTCTTTGCACGTTTGATCGAAATGAAAGATGGTACTCAAATTAAGTTACAGTTATGGGATACTGCTGGACAGGAGCGTTTCCGTTCTATAACTAAATCATATTACCGCAATTCAGTTGGAGTGCTGCTGGTTTATGATATATCAAATCATGCAAGTTTTGAACATATACCACTCTGGATGATGGAGGCCCAAAGACATATCGAACCACATCGCCCAGTTTTTGCATTGGTGGGTTGTAAATTGGATCTGGTCAATGCAGGTGGCCAGCGTGAGGTGTCCTTTGAAGAGGCTCAGGAATTTGCCAAAAAGCATGGTTTGCATTTCGTAGAAACATCAGCCCGAACTGGCTTGAATGTGGAAGAAGCATTTCGTATGGTTACTCAAGAAATTTATGCCCGCATTCGTTCAGGGGAATATAAAGTTGAGGACGGTTGGGATGGCATTAAGACAGGGTTCGCACGGCCCAACAGCCATGATTTCAACTTGGTTGTAGCCGAAGCTGAAAAATCATCTTGTTGTTGATTtgttaattgttttttattttcggaatatttaaattttaacaaaagttaaaaaaatcgacaaaaccaATTAACAACTTTCTATATGTAACTCTATTATTGTAAGTTCATGTATGTATATTATTTTGACGGTAATATTTGTTTCGTAAGGATTGGAATCACTTTCCCGTTTATTAGTTATTACTTTTGTTTCTTTCATAGTTTGGGATAAATTCATTAGAGTAATATAATATctcatagaaaataattttttcccatttCTGGTCATAGATTATTATTTTTGAACGACACATGCACATTCTTAAGATTAGTATAAATCtgatgagaaattattgagaaaaatcacaaaaaaaaatagtttttcgaaatttattttatttccttaactATAAAGTTATgttttatatgtatttaataatgaaataaaataccaATGATTATTACTACCTATCggaatttttgaataattgttTTATTGTAATCATTTCTTGGTACAGTGGAATCACTCAGAGTTAGACACCCACTGTCGCCATACAGTATGTAAACATCGGCTTTTTCACAAAAAGCTGACTATTAATCGCattttaaagataaaaatgGAACTTGATCTactttatttcacaattttttgctcTTTTGGAATATCTGAGAGACACCGTAATGCAATGGGTGCATTACGGTGTCTTTGCTTTACATTCACGGTATATTTGCTTTATATTCACAGTGTCGTGGGTTCATCCTGCGCCTGGTAAACCGACTTATACCCTCCGAAGAGCTAAAATTATACGTACCATAGGGCAAAAAGGGTCATATATGGTCTAGTGACatgaatatgaaataaataaaaaataataatttataaactaATAAATGAGaatgttaaaataattttaacttaGTTCATATACTCAGTTCTCGTATGGGCTCATTGGTTTACTTGCTCtactaattttttaaacaaatgaaGATAACATAGCTTACAATTtgctttattatttaatttttaaattagttcaTAAAAAAACGGTCTATCAGGAAAATACTCGGATCTCGTGTGCGCTCACTTTTTTCATTCCTAAATAGTAAATATCAGTTATTaatcaaaacttaatttaaggccggtattaagatcGTATCGGGCTAAAAtactttttaataataatttattttaaagaaaaagtttCAATTGTTGCGTTGGATAATTCCCCAAATAATAAAAGTTCCAAAAAAGTATGTTAAAACAAATTCTAATAATGAAACAATCCTGGTCGAAAGCCTTTTCTGGTACGGGTGTCTAGATATTGGAATAGTCTCCCACTTACGTTGCGAAATTTTTCTCATTccaaaca
It includes:
- the LOC142232206 gene encoding RNA-binding protein NOB1, which codes for MTEADKKIKYLIADTTAFINAVQLNDYAENILTVPDVVQEVRNKRQIRRLCVLPYDLQVREPRADVVKHCVEFAKKTGDYASLSGIDIKVIALTYELEADNVGTEHLRKEPVMAQVIASKEKPEELQDNTKLPGWYNSGGFSESEEEVDDDNDDSESNPEDETNKDNDDNIDKVKQAIEKQLESPDDKQDVPEVTPEELEELFEKLKCESAENDVNCDLLVKARNEDDNDSGSEDCNEREDIEKPDPSLNNNDDNDDGGSWITPTNIKKVKKSMEGKTEVDFIPVVACMSTDYAVQNTLKQMNLNICALNGRVIKHLRTYILRCYACFKTTSIMTKVFCPNCGNKTLKRVAVSLDENGKQVIHINTKRPLTAKYKNQSIPLFRGGKHSRNPILFEDQPMPRQMPSRVAKTKTNALEEDYIAGFSPFAMRDVDSKSAMLRSKGHVKEWARNNTYEEDRRRKHYNRLYK
- the Naxe gene encoding NAD(P)HX epimerase; the protein is MIFKRFLRRNYCFVSILQTAKIHRTSGKNMKYLNQIEATNIDQELFNDYKFSVDQLMELAGLSCSHAIAKCFALPEFKRVLICCGPGNNGGDGLVCARHLSLIGYEPKIYYPKPTPNKLYENLTHQCKAMNIEFVDTCPPSEVVNGTYDLIVDAIFGFSFKPPVRETFKPIIKVLQDTKLPIASVDIPSGWHVENGKTDECDFEPKLLISLTAPKLCANLYKGPYHYLGGRFVPPALKEKYQLNLPEYPGTETCVKL
- the Rab39 gene encoding RAS oncogene family member Rab39, translated to MVEPIFDYQFRLILIGDSTVGKSSLLKFFTDGKFAELSDPTVGVDFFARLIEMKDGTQIKLQLWDTAGQERFRSITKSYYRNSVGVLLVYDISNHASFEHIPLWMMEAQRHIEPHRPVFALVGCKLDLVNAGGQREVSFEEAQEFAKKHGLHFVETSARTGLNVEEAFRMVTQEIYARIRSGEYKVEDGWDGIKTGFARPNSHDFNLVVAEAEKSSCC